In one window of Paucibacter aquatile DNA:
- a CDS encoding DNA internalization-related competence protein ComEC/Rec2: protein MHSPATAEPLQAVARRGPASLWPFRLALPALAWLSGLACVQLQRELPGEGAFAAVLLFGLACLIAAMRSRAAAALRLLGFSLAAGLLAFSYGSWRAELRLAERLPEAWEGRDLLLIGRVDSLPAATLGQAGAPGWRFEFALEAAQAGPLASDPPLQLPPRLLLSAFAEHADAAPPPLRAGERWQLLVRLKQPQGLMNPHGFDYELWLFEQGLRASGVLRPGGAQRRLAEAPFASIDAARQRLREALQRRVSEPSAAGVLAALSLGDQAAISRADWALFRDTGLSHLLSVSGLHVTMFAWAAQGLLGWAWRGSTRLCLRCPAPAVARWGGVAAALAYALFSGWGVPAQRTVWMLASLALTRSAGVRWPWPLALLLSALVVTAVDPWAVCQAGFWLSFCAVGLLMAAGDAEPARGWRAQLMAGLRNQAVATLGLAPLSLLFFQQLSVVGVLANLLAIPWVSLVITPLALGGAILPGLWIWGAGCVELMMALLRGLASWPLAVWTVPVAPLWAQAAGLAGGVVLVLPLPWRVRALGLALALPLLWPAPERPREGEFEFLAADVGQGTAVLLRTANHALLYDAGPQYAPGVDAGQRVLLPLLRALGVRQLDQLLLSHRDSDHVGGAASVAAGLPVRVLRSSLEPGHPLHRLFPSSLPCEVGQGWVWDGVQFELLHPSAEQLQRQQLKSNELSCVLRVRSASGQRSALLMGDLEAGQEAELLRRHRPQDLPAELLLVPHHGSKTSSTPELLAAVAPRWAVVQSGYRNRFGHPALPVLARYQAAGIEVFNSPDCGAWRWRSDAVAPSCQRQLGRRYWHRQPSADRAGLSWQGPPAPGAHLEEDG, encoded by the coding sequence ATGCACTCTCCCGCAACTGCTGAGCCGCTGCAGGCTGTGGCGCGCCGTGGGCCGGCGTCGCTCTGGCCGTTTCGCCTGGCGCTGCCGGCCCTGGCCTGGCTGAGCGGTCTGGCCTGTGTGCAGCTGCAGCGTGAGCTGCCGGGCGAGGGCGCGTTTGCAGCGGTCCTGCTGTTCGGCCTGGCCTGCCTGATTGCGGCCATGCGCAGCCGCGCTGCGGCTGCCTTGCGCCTGCTCGGCTTCAGTCTTGCGGCTGGCTTGCTGGCCTTCAGCTACGGCAGCTGGCGCGCCGAACTGCGCCTGGCCGAGCGTTTGCCCGAGGCCTGGGAAGGGCGCGATCTGCTGCTGATCGGCCGTGTCGACTCGCTGCCGGCCGCCACCCTGGGCCAGGCCGGGGCGCCGGGCTGGCGTTTCGAGTTCGCGCTGGAGGCCGCCCAAGCCGGGCCGCTGGCCAGCGATCCTCCGCTGCAGCTGCCGCCGCGCCTGCTGCTGAGCGCTTTTGCCGAGCATGCCGATGCCGCGCCGCCGCCGCTGCGTGCGGGCGAACGCTGGCAGTTGCTGGTGCGACTCAAGCAGCCGCAGGGCCTGATGAACCCGCACGGTTTTGACTATGAACTCTGGCTGTTCGAGCAAGGCCTGCGCGCCAGCGGCGTGCTGCGGCCGGGTGGGGCGCAGCGGCGCCTGGCCGAGGCGCCCTTCGCCAGCATCGATGCCGCGCGCCAGCGCCTGCGCGAGGCCTTGCAGCGCCGCGTCAGCGAGCCCAGCGCAGCCGGCGTGCTGGCGGCCTTGAGCCTGGGTGACCAGGCCGCCATCAGCCGTGCCGACTGGGCCTTGTTCCGCGACACCGGCCTGAGCCATCTGCTCAGCGTCAGCGGCCTGCATGTGACCATGTTCGCCTGGGCGGCCCAGGGCCTGCTGGGCTGGGCCTGGCGCGGCAGTACGCGTCTGTGCCTGCGCTGCCCGGCGCCGGCAGTTGCCCGCTGGGGCGGGGTGGCGGCGGCCCTGGCCTATGCCTTGTTCTCGGGTTGGGGTGTGCCGGCGCAGCGCACGGTCTGGATGCTGGCCAGCCTGGCCTTGACGCGCAGCGCGGGTGTGCGTTGGCCCTGGCCGCTGGCTTTGCTGCTTTCGGCCCTGGTGGTCACGGCGGTCGACCCGTGGGCCGTCTGTCAGGCGGGCTTCTGGTTGTCGTTCTGTGCCGTGGGTCTCTTGATGGCGGCGGGTGACGCTGAACCCGCGCGCGGCTGGCGCGCCCAGCTGATGGCCGGCCTGCGCAACCAGGCCGTGGCCACCCTGGGCCTGGCACCGCTGAGCCTGCTGTTCTTTCAGCAGCTGTCTGTGGTGGGCGTGCTGGCCAATCTGCTGGCCATCCCCTGGGTCAGCCTGGTGATCACGCCGCTGGCCCTGGGTGGGGCGATCCTGCCGGGCTTGTGGATCTGGGGCGCTGGGTGTGTCGAGCTGATGATGGCCCTGCTGCGCGGGCTGGCGAGCTGGCCGCTGGCGGTCTGGACGGTGCCGGTGGCGCCCTTGTGGGCGCAGGCTGCAGGCTTGGCGGGCGGCGTTGTGTTGGTGTTGCCCCTGCCGTGGCGGGTGCGTGCTTTGGGCTTGGCGCTGGCGCTGCCCTTGCTGTGGCCGGCGCCCGAGCGCCCGCGTGAGGGCGAATTCGAGTTTCTGGCCGCCGATGTGGGGCAGGGCACGGCCGTGCTGCTGCGCACGGCAAACCATGCCTTGCTCTACGACGCCGGCCCGCAGTACGCGCCCGGGGTGGATGCGGGCCAGCGCGTGCTGCTGCCGCTGTTGCGCGCGCTCGGTGTGCGCCAGCTCGACCAGCTGCTGCTCAGCCACCGCGACAGCGACCATGTGGGCGGTGCGGCGTCCGTGGCCGCCGGTCTGCCGGTGCGCGTGTTGCGCAGCTCGCTGGAGCCCGGCCATCCGCTGCACCGCCTGTTTCCGAGCTCTCTGCCTTGTGAGGTCGGCCAGGGCTGGGTCTGGGACGGCGTGCAGTTCGAGCTGCTGCACCCAAGCGCCGAGCAGCTGCAGCGGCAACAGCTCAAGAGCAATGAGCTGTCTTGCGTGCTGCGCGTGCGCAGCGCCTCGGGCCAGCGCAGCGCGCTCCTGATGGGCGATCTGGAGGCGGGGCAGGAAGCAGAGCTGCTGCGCCGCCATCGTCCTCAAGACCTGCCCGCCGAGCTGTTGCTGGTGCCGCACCACGGCAGCAAGACATCGTCCACGCCGGAGCTGCTGGCAGCCGTGGCGCCGCGCTGGGCGGTGGTGCAGTCGGGCTACCGCAATCGCTTTGGCCACCCGGCGCTGCCGGTGCTGGCGCGCTACCAGGCGGCCGGCATCGAGGTCTTCAACAGCCCCGACTGTGGCGCTTGGCGCTGGCGCAGCGATGCTGTGGCGCCCAGCTGTCAACGCCAGCTGGGTCGGCGTTACTGGCATCGCCAGCCCTCTGCGGATCGAGCGGGCTTGTCATGGCAGGGACCGCCGGCGCCAGGCGCTCATCTCGAAGAGGATGGCTGA
- a CDS encoding AraC family transcriptional regulator, producing the protein MDVSYLLFFFAGLGAFNGLAIAAWLLWHRPASPAQPWLAALVLMLSVRTGKSVLFYFWPDIGKLVLQVGLSACFLIGPCLLGFVRACLDPLGERSGRDHFLVLGLMGLTLVFGWLYPYSVHLALWQGPIWHSIQYFWLACLLLSLACLVQHWRHRRAWAAAQRRDLSKARCLNLGPGFAAAVTAGVALVWAAYFWSGWTSYIAGALSFTVLVCLSIGLAVFRRPALSPTAPIHEPYQQRKIAPAEAEAELAALHRLMAEEQLYRDPGLSLNKLARRLSMPPARLSQLLNDNQDISFRQYLNQLRIDAAKQLLSEGAALPMEQVAEASGFLSMSTFYSSFKKAEGATPAAWRQARQVAEGS; encoded by the coding sequence ATGGATGTGTCGTATCTGCTGTTTTTCTTCGCCGGTCTGGGCGCGTTCAATGGGTTGGCGATCGCGGCTTGGTTGCTTTGGCATCGCCCCGCCAGCCCGGCGCAGCCTTGGCTGGCCGCCCTGGTCTTGATGCTCAGTGTGCGCACGGGCAAGTCGGTGTTGTTTTACTTCTGGCCCGATATCGGCAAGCTGGTGCTGCAGGTCGGGCTGTCGGCCTGCTTCTTGATTGGGCCTTGCTTGCTCGGTTTCGTGCGGGCCTGCCTTGATCCCTTGGGCGAGCGCAGCGGCCGAGACCATTTCCTTGTGCTCGGACTCATGGGGCTGACCCTGGTCTTTGGCTGGCTGTATCCCTACTCGGTCCACCTTGCGCTGTGGCAGGGGCCGATCTGGCATTCGATCCAGTACTTCTGGCTGGCCTGTTTGCTGCTGAGCTTGGCCTGTCTTGTGCAGCATTGGCGTCATCGCCGCGCATGGGCTGCAGCGCAGCGCCGCGATTTGAGCAAGGCACGGTGCTTGAACCTTGGGCCGGGCTTCGCTGCAGCGGTCACGGCCGGAGTCGCCTTGGTGTGGGCGGCGTACTTCTGGTCGGGCTGGACCTCCTATATTGCCGGCGCACTGTCTTTCACGGTGCTGGTGTGTCTGAGCATCGGATTGGCCGTGTTTCGGCGACCGGCATTGAGCCCAACAGCTCCGATTCACGAACCCTATCAGCAGCGCAAGATTGCTCCGGCCGAGGCGGAGGCTGAGCTGGCGGCCCTGCACCGCCTGATGGCCGAAGAGCAACTCTACCGCGACCCCGGCCTCAGCCTGAACAAGCTGGCTCGGCGTTTGTCCATGCCGCCGGCGCGACTGTCCCAACTGCTGAACGACAACCAGGACATCAGCTTCCGGCAGTACCTGAACCAGCTGCGCATCGATGCCGCCAAACAGTTGCTGAGCGAGGGGGCGGCCTTGCCCATGGAGCAAGTGGCCGAGGCCTCGGGCTTTCTGTCCATGTCGACCTTTTACAGCAGCTTCAAGAAGGCCGAAGGCGCCACGCCGGCCGCCTGGCGACAGGCTCGACAGGTGGCCGAGGGCTCCTGA
- a CDS encoding nuclear transport factor 2 family protein, translating into MARLSLRLAEARAWSLALAACLFSIGAQASASSGAERAGVAAVIQDYLDGSSYNRSDQLRRAFHADARLYLSGKDGAMREVGIAEYAAWFNDSPGQFNGRVGHLLNVQVDGDIASAKAEIVMGREPARFTDLFLLRRFEGQWKIISKTATRHAGPAHVKRVLVVLSNVSQMPGTTLGAGNSFVELVHTYSRLREAGYGVQFVSPEGGAVPLAYVDTRDVDQRAHVYDADFMWALAHSRKPEQVQASDYVALMYMGGSAAMFGVADNPAVRALALQIYEQQSGLLAAVCHGSAGLTELHLADGTPLVRGKRVTGYPDAFENKNAAYYKSFPFSIEQRLLERKAVFTQGPRNQPHVEVDGRLITGMSWESTRDVVAALLRQLDGRLNPSR; encoded by the coding sequence ATGGCTCGACTGAGTTTGCGCCTGGCTGAAGCCAGGGCCTGGAGCCTGGCGTTGGCGGCTTGCCTTTTTTCCATTGGAGCTCAGGCATCGGCCTCGTCGGGCGCCGAGCGCGCTGGCGTCGCCGCCGTCATCCAGGACTATCTCGACGGCAGCAGCTACAACCGCAGCGATCAGTTGCGGCGCGCCTTTCATGCCGATGCCCGGCTCTACCTGAGCGGAAAGGACGGCGCCATGCGGGAGGTGGGCATCGCGGAGTACGCCGCCTGGTTCAACGATTCTCCGGGCCAGTTCAATGGTCGGGTGGGTCACTTGCTGAATGTGCAGGTCGATGGCGATATCGCCAGCGCCAAGGCCGAGATCGTGATGGGGCGTGAGCCCGCGCGATTCACCGATTTGTTCCTGCTGCGACGCTTTGAGGGCCAGTGGAAGATCATCAGCAAGACGGCCACCCGCCACGCCGGGCCGGCCCATGTCAAGCGGGTTCTGGTGGTGCTGTCCAATGTGAGCCAGATGCCTGGAACCACACTCGGCGCTGGCAATAGCTTTGTGGAGCTGGTGCATACCTATTCGCGCTTGCGTGAGGCCGGCTATGGCGTTCAGTTCGTCAGCCCGGAAGGCGGGGCGGTTCCCCTGGCCTATGTGGATACCCGCGACGTCGATCAGCGCGCCCATGTGTACGACGCCGACTTCATGTGGGCGCTGGCCCACAGCCGCAAGCCTGAGCAAGTCCAGGCCTCTGACTACGTGGCGTTGATGTACATGGGCGGCAGCGCAGCCATGTTCGGCGTGGCCGACAACCCGGCTGTGCGCGCCCTGGCTCTGCAGATCTACGAGCAGCAGTCGGGGCTGCTGGCGGCGGTCTGCCATGGCAGCGCGGGGCTCACCGAACTGCACCTGGCCGATGGCACGCCCCTGGTTCGCGGCAAGCGGGTCACAGGCTATCCCGATGCCTTCGAGAACAAGAACGCGGCCTACTACAAGAGCTTTCCCTTTTCGATCGAACAGCGCTTGTTGGAGCGCAAGGCCGTCTTCACCCAGGGCCCGCGCAACCAGCCGCATGTGGAAGTGGACGGTCGCCTGATCACAGGCATGAGCTGGGAGTCCACCCGTGATGTGGTGGCAGCCTTGCTGCGTCAGCTCGACGGCCGATTGAACCCCTCGCGCTGA
- a CDS encoding glutaminyl-peptide cyclotransferase yields the protein MTPAALPPIRRIWFRHGLSLALLAAALALGSWSPAARAQRVALPVDEPEVVKRYPHDPTAFTQGLLFRDGQLFESTGLNGRSSIRRVRLDDGQVLQKRDIAQEHFAEGLTAWKDELYLLTWTTHKVFVFDLKSFEPKREYKLPGEGWGLTHDEQHLYLSDGSAELRVLDPKTFRELRRIPVRALGQPVDQLNELEWVDGEIYANIWQADIIARIDPASGQVRGWIDLRSLRSQLPPQTRSGPRKPQAEDAPEVLNGIAWDAVGKRLFVTGKLWPALFEIRLKRRH from the coding sequence ATGACCCCTGCTGCACTGCCGCCCATCCGCCGCATCTGGTTTCGCCATGGCCTGAGCCTGGCCTTGCTCGCAGCTGCGCTGGCTCTGGGGAGCTGGAGCCCGGCGGCGCGCGCGCAGCGCGTGGCCTTGCCTGTGGACGAGCCCGAGGTGGTCAAGCGTTACCCGCATGACCCCACGGCCTTCACCCAGGGCCTGCTGTTCCGCGACGGCCAGCTGTTTGAGAGCACGGGGCTGAACGGTCGCTCCAGTATCCGCCGTGTGCGCCTGGACGATGGCCAGGTGCTGCAGAAGCGGGACATCGCGCAAGAGCATTTCGCCGAAGGCCTGACAGCCTGGAAGGACGAGCTCTACCTGCTGACTTGGACGACGCACAAGGTCTTTGTCTTCGACCTCAAGAGCTTCGAGCCCAAGCGCGAATACAAGCTGCCCGGCGAAGGCTGGGGCCTGACCCACGACGAGCAGCACCTCTACCTCAGCGACGGCAGCGCCGAGCTGCGCGTACTCGACCCCAAGACCTTCCGCGAGCTGCGCCGCATCCCGGTGCGCGCCCTGGGCCAGCCGGTGGACCAGCTCAACGAGCTGGAATGGGTGGACGGGGAGATCTACGCCAACATCTGGCAGGCCGACATCATCGCCCGCATCGACCCGGCCAGCGGCCAGGTGCGCGGCTGGATCGACCTGCGCAGCCTGCGCAGCCAACTGCCGCCGCAAACCCGCAGCGGGCCGCGCAAGCCGCAGGCCGAGGACGCGCCCGAGGTGCTCAACGGCATCGCCTGGGACGCGGTCGGCAAGCGCCTTTTCGTCACGGGCAAGCTGTGGCCGGCCCTGTTCGAGATCAGGCTGAAGCGTCGCCACTGA
- a CDS encoding GFA family protein, which yields MKELTTWRAACYCGAASLSCRAAPRGFMHCHCGQCRRLSGGAFSSWLSLPGEAVQIQGQAALREFAPTANGRRFFCGHCGSHLYTLDSRMPEIIGVPAGAVLGPEAGGPAVDAWPCASGHYFCSDGAPWVALPEDGLPRRGGVDGMSPLPD from the coding sequence ATGAAGGAACTCACCACCTGGCGCGCCGCCTGCTATTGCGGCGCCGCTTCCTTGAGCTGCCGCGCCGCGCCGCGTGGTTTCATGCACTGCCATTGCGGCCAATGCCGGCGGCTCAGTGGCGGCGCCTTCAGCTCCTGGCTCAGCCTGCCCGGGGAAGCCGTGCAGATCCAGGGTCAGGCCGCCTTGCGCGAGTTCGCGCCAACGGCAAACGGCCGGCGCTTCTTCTGCGGCCACTGCGGCAGCCATCTCTACACCCTGGACTCGCGCATGCCCGAGATCATCGGCGTGCCTGCCGGTGCCGTGCTCGGGCCCGAAGCTGGCGGCCCGGCCGTCGACGCGTGGCCATGCGCCAGCGGGCACTACTTTTGCAGCGATGGCGCACCTTGGGTGGCCTTGCCGGAGGACGGCCTGCCTCGCCGCGGCGGTGTGGATGGCATGAGCCCGCTGCCCGACTGA
- a CDS encoding VOC family protein, translating to MSSDALAFGAVVFAKDVPALARFYEAVLGLQRMHSADDHCVLRADSGMELVVHGIPRAIADSFSISSPPERREDCALKLFFPVPSLAAARARARALGGDVQGPEREWPMRGFRACDGHDPEGNVMQLREPVLAFHRST from the coding sequence ATGTCGTCTGATGCCCTTGCTTTCGGCGCCGTCGTGTTCGCCAAGGATGTGCCCGCACTGGCCCGCTTCTACGAAGCCGTGCTCGGCCTGCAACGCATGCACAGCGCCGACGATCACTGCGTGCTGCGTGCCGACTCGGGCATGGAGCTGGTGGTGCATGGCATCCCCCGCGCGATTGCCGACAGCTTCAGCATCAGCAGCCCGCCCGAGCGCCGCGAAGACTGCGCCCTCAAGCTCTTCTTCCCCGTGCCCAGCCTGGCCGCGGCGCGGGCGCGAGCCCGGGCACTGGGTGGCGATGTGCAGGGCCCCGAGCGCGAGTGGCCGATGCGCGGCTTTCGCGCCTGCGACGGGCATGACCCGGAGGGCAATGTGATGCAGCTGCGCGAACCGGTTCTGGCATTCCATCGGTCGACATGA
- a CDS encoding GNAT family N-acetyltransferase yields the protein MKANELSYTVLLATPSIATYRHLRSASGLSAKTEEAARRGLAGSLFAVQIQHQGETVAMGRLIGDGGCFYQVTDIAVLPAHQGRGLGKRVMAEIMKHIETELPESAYVSLIADGQAHELYAQFGFKLTAPRSVGMAILVGPRSAPV from the coding sequence ATGAAGGCAAACGAACTGTCCTACACCGTGCTGCTGGCCACCCCCAGCATCGCGACCTATCGCCATCTGCGCAGCGCCAGCGGCCTGAGCGCCAAGACCGAGGAGGCCGCCCGCCGCGGTCTGGCCGGCAGCTTGTTTGCCGTCCAGATTCAGCATCAGGGCGAGACCGTGGCCATGGGCCGCCTGATCGGTGACGGCGGCTGCTTCTACCAGGTGACCGACATCGCCGTCCTGCCCGCCCACCAAGGCCGCGGCCTGGGCAAGCGGGTGATGGCTGAGATCATGAAACACATCGAGACTGAGCTGCCCGAATCGGCCTACGTGAGCCTGATCGCCGACGGCCAGGCCCATGAGCTCTATGCCCAATTTGGTTTCAAGCTGACCGCACCGCGCTCGGTGGGCATGGCGATCCTCGTGGGCCCGCGCTCGGCGCCCGTCTGA
- the mltB gene encoding lytic murein transglycosylase B: MCAGLLLGLSAPSTSLAAASAITEAGSPTSSPKKASAKTTAKRSAKPAAKPPAKAKAKPVALKPFGTRPDVLAFAAGLASEQGWDEASLQRLQQQLAQAHIHPTVQRLIMPPPAGTAKDWAAYRARFVEPRRLQAGLRFWEQNATSLARAENEYGVPAELIAGLIGVETFYGQITGGFSVLDALATLAFEFPSGRSDRSSFFRSELAEFLKLCRREGLNPAEVKGSYAGAMGWPQFMPGSWNRYAVDFDGDGHIDLIQSPADAIGSVAHYLARHGWQRGLPTHYSLAMPVDTSARARLLAPDIKPSFTVQELRAAGAEPSEAALEHPPKQLLAVVELQNGEAAPSYWIGTENFYVLTRYNWSSYYAFAVIELGRTLAGMRAAGR, from the coding sequence TTGTGCGCAGGCCTGCTGCTGGGTCTGAGTGCACCCAGCACCAGCCTCGCCGCGGCCTCTGCCATCACGGAGGCCGGCAGCCCAACAAGCAGCCCTAAAAAGGCCTCGGCGAAAACGACGGCCAAGCGGAGCGCCAAGCCGGCCGCCAAACCGCCAGCCAAAGCCAAGGCCAAACCGGTGGCGCTCAAGCCTTTCGGCACCCGGCCCGATGTGCTGGCCTTTGCCGCCGGCCTGGCCAGCGAGCAAGGCTGGGACGAAGCCAGCCTGCAGCGCCTGCAGCAGCAATTGGCACAGGCCCACATCCACCCCACGGTGCAGCGCCTGATCATGCCGCCGCCGGCCGGCACGGCCAAGGATTGGGCGGCCTACCGTGCCCGTTTTGTCGAGCCGCGCCGCCTGCAGGCCGGCCTGCGGTTCTGGGAACAGAACGCCACCAGCCTGGCCCGCGCCGAGAACGAGTACGGCGTGCCGGCCGAGCTGATTGCCGGCCTGATCGGCGTCGAGACCTTTTACGGTCAGATCACCGGCGGCTTTTCGGTGCTGGACGCGCTGGCCACCCTGGCCTTCGAGTTCCCCAGCGGCCGCAGCGACCGCAGCTCTTTTTTCCGCAGCGAACTGGCCGAGTTCCTCAAGCTCTGCCGCCGCGAGGGCCTCAATCCCGCCGAGGTCAAAGGCTCCTACGCGGGCGCCATGGGCTGGCCGCAGTTCATGCCCGGCAGCTGGAACCGCTATGCCGTGGACTTTGACGGTGACGGCCACATCGACCTGATCCAAAGCCCGGCCGATGCCATCGGCAGCGTCGCCCACTACCTGGCCCGCCACGGCTGGCAGCGCGGCCTGCCCACCCACTACAGCCTGGCCATGCCGGTGGACACCAGCGCCCGCGCGCGTCTGCTGGCTCCCGACATCAAGCCCAGCTTCACGGTGCAAGAACTGCGCGCTGCCGGCGCGGAGCCCAGCGAAGCCGCGCTGGAGCACCCGCCCAAGCAGCTGCTCGCCGTGGTGGAGCTGCAAAACGGCGAGGCCGCACCGAGCTACTGGATCGGCACCGAGAATTTTTATGTGCTGACCCGCTACAACTGGTCCAGCTACTATGCCTTCGCGGTGATCGAGCTGGGTCGCACCCTGGCCGGCATGCGGGCGGCGGGGCGCTGA
- a CDS encoding transglutaminase family protein: MSLAGIPMFQRSGSLPREARDTLFLLATIAAVLLPHLDHLPAWASGITALVLGWRGWLAWRGQALPGRWALVAVLLLTASLTWLTHRTLLGREAGITMLVMLMALKTLELRARRDAFVVFFLGFFLVLTNFFYSQSLLTAIWMLASVWALLSALVLAQMPVGQPSLRMAAAQAARTTAWGLPVMVLLFLLFPRIAPLWGAPTDAVGRTGLSNTMDFGAMAEIANDEAVAMRLRFEGDQAPPPPEARYFRGPVLSQFDGRSWRPAPQTWPGRSDRLTLSGAPLRYELTLEPLRISVLPLLEMSPGQAGEALELDGLSLRRAPELQWQAPRPITERLRLSTSAYRDYRHGPQQNELVLQNYLDLPPGLNPRTLQWAADLRRQPRYAGLEEAQLTPRLVEEVLAHIRSADFIYTLAPGRYGAESPHLIDEFWLDRRLGFCEHFASAFVVVLRAMGVPARVVTGFQGMDPQPQDGYWIVRNSNAHAWAEYWLPGRGWLRADPTAAVAPERVLQGQALRPPPGVLANALGQINPTLWLNLRRGWELLNNRWQQQVLNYSRQNQFDLLKQLGVSQPDWAALGQLCAGVIAALGLLGAAWSLWQRHRPQDAWSRQRGQVLRELHALGLVEAAPHQAPGTWAQMLRTRFGARAEPAAGLLLAQELARYGRGAEAQTAGWRERRRWLQAFRSACQQCRG; this comes from the coding sequence ATGAGCCTCGCCGGCATCCCCATGTTCCAACGCTCGGGCAGCCTGCCGCGCGAGGCGCGCGACACGCTTTTCCTGCTAGCCACCATCGCCGCCGTGCTGCTGCCCCATCTGGATCACCTGCCGGCCTGGGCCAGCGGCATCACGGCCCTGGTGCTGGGTTGGCGCGGCTGGCTGGCTTGGCGGGGTCAGGCCTTGCCTGGGCGCTGGGCCCTGGTGGCCGTGCTGCTGCTCACCGCCTCGCTGACCTGGCTGACCCACCGCACCCTGCTGGGCCGCGAGGCCGGCATCACCATGCTGGTGATGCTGATGGCGCTCAAGACCCTGGAGCTGCGCGCGCGGCGCGACGCCTTCGTCGTGTTCTTCCTCGGCTTCTTCCTGGTGTTGACCAATTTCTTCTACTCCCAGTCGTTGCTGACTGCGATCTGGATGCTGGCCAGCGTCTGGGCCCTGCTCAGCGCCCTGGTGCTGGCGCAGATGCCGGTGGGCCAGCCCAGCCTGCGCATGGCTGCAGCCCAGGCGGCGCGCACCACGGCCTGGGGCCTGCCGGTGATGGTGCTGCTCTTCCTGCTGTTCCCACGCATCGCGCCGCTCTGGGGCGCGCCGACGGATGCCGTCGGCCGCACCGGCCTGTCCAACACCATGGACTTTGGCGCCATGGCCGAGATCGCCAACGACGAGGCGGTCGCCATGCGCCTGCGCTTCGAGGGCGATCAAGCGCCGCCACCACCCGAGGCGCGCTACTTCCGCGGCCCGGTGCTGTCCCAGTTTGACGGCCGCAGCTGGCGGCCCGCCCCGCAGACCTGGCCCGGCCGCAGCGACCGGCTGACCCTGAGCGGCGCACCCCTGCGCTACGAGCTGACCCTGGAGCCGCTGCGCATCAGCGTGCTGCCCCTGCTGGAGATGAGCCCCGGCCAGGCCGGCGAGGCCCTGGAGCTGGACGGACTGAGCCTGCGCCGCGCGCCGGAGCTGCAGTGGCAGGCGCCGCGCCCCATCACCGAGCGCCTGCGCCTGAGCACCAGCGCCTACCGCGACTACCGCCATGGCCCGCAGCAGAACGAGCTGGTGCTGCAGAACTACCTGGACCTGCCGCCGGGCCTGAACCCCCGCACCCTGCAATGGGCGGCCGATCTGCGCCGCCAGCCGCGCTATGCGGGCCTGGAGGAAGCACAGCTGACGCCCCGCCTGGTCGAGGAGGTGCTGGCCCACATCCGCAGCGCCGACTTCATCTACACGCTCGCGCCGGGACGCTACGGCGCCGAGTCGCCACATCTGATCGACGAGTTCTGGCTGGACCGGCGCCTGGGCTTTTGCGAGCACTTTGCCTCGGCCTTTGTCGTGGTACTGCGCGCCATGGGCGTGCCTGCGCGGGTGGTGACCGGCTTCCAGGGCATGGACCCCCAGCCGCAGGACGGCTACTGGATCGTGCGCAACAGCAATGCCCACGCCTGGGCCGAGTACTGGCTTCCCGGCCGCGGCTGGCTGCGCGCCGACCCCACGGCGGCCGTGGCGCCCGAGCGGGTGCTGCAGGGTCAGGCCTTGCGCCCGCCGCCAGGCGTGCTGGCCAATGCCCTGGGTCAGATCAACCCCACGCTGTGGCTGAATCTGCGCCGGGGCTGGGAGCTGCTCAACAACCGCTGGCAGCAGCAGGTGCTCAACTACTCGCGCCAGAACCAGTTCGACCTGCTCAAGCAACTGGGCGTCAGCCAGCCGGACTGGGCCGCTCTGGGCCAGCTCTGCGCCGGCGTGATCGCCGCCCTCGGGCTGCTGGGCGCCGCCTGGAGCCTCTGGCAGCGCCACCGCCCGCAAGACGCCTGGAGCCGGCAGCGGGGCCAGGTCTTGCGTGAGCTGCATGCCCTGGGCCTGGTGGAAGCTGCCCCACATCAAGCGCCGGGCACCTGGGCGCAGATGCTGCGCACGCGCTTCGGTGCCAGGGCCGAGCCGGCCGCAGGCCTGCTGCTGGCACAGGAGCTCGCACGCTACGGCCGGGGCGCCGAAGCCCAGACAGCAGGGTGGCGCGAACGGCGGCGCTGGCTGCAGGCCTTCCGCAGCGCATGCCAGCAATGCCGCGGCTGA